One region of Citrus sinensis cultivar Valencia sweet orange chromosome 6, DVS_A1.0, whole genome shotgun sequence genomic DNA includes:
- the LOC102615045 gene encoding probable serine/threonine-protein kinase PBL7, with the protein MGWFPCSGDSFRKAKSKKKMKMQQKTLDRINSIPDKLKMNSSLRVKEASEDGASDQITAQTLTFRELAAATKNFRSGCLLGEGGFGRVYKGYLESINQDVAIKQLDRNGVQGNREFLVEVLMLSLLHHPNLVNLIGYCADGDQRLLVYEYMPLGSVEDHLHDLSPGKKPLDWNTRMKIAAGAARGLEYLHDKAKPPVIYRDLKCSNILLDRGYHPKLSDFGLAKLGPVGDNTHVSTRVMGTYGYCAPEYAKTGQLTLKSDVYSFGVVLLEILSGRKAVDTSKAAAEQSLVAWARPLFQDRTRHSLIADPELQGQYPPRGFYQALAVAAMCVHEQPDMRPVIADVVTALAYLASQKYESDAEKVQSPCLDPGTPTRTKGDKERKLNGGRGSERERTRKLK; encoded by the exons ATGGGGTGGTTTCCATGCTCTGGTGATTCATTCAGAAAGGCCAAGagcaagaagaaaatgaagatgcaACAGAAGACTCTTGATCGGATCAATTCCATTCCAG ataaattaaagatgaatTCCTCCTTGCGGGTCAAGGAGGCATCTGAAGATGGAGCCTCCGACCAGATTACAGCTCAGACACTAACTTTCCGTGAGTTGGCAGCTGCGACTAAAAATTTCAGATCAGGGTGTCTTTTGGGCGAGGGAGGTTTTGGTAGAGTGTATAAAGGTTATTTAGAAAGTATTAATCAG GATGTAGCTATCAAGCAACTTGATCGCAATGGGGTGCAGGGCAACCGGGAATTTCTTGTTGAAGTATTGATGTTAAGTCTACTTCACCACCCTAACCTGGTTAATCTAATCGGTTATTGTGCTGATGGCGATCAAAGGCTTTTGGTTTACGAATATATGCCTTTAGGATCTGTGGAAGACCATTTACATg ACCTCTCTCCTGGCAAGAAACCACTTGATTGGAATACAAGAATGAAAATAGCAGCTGGGGCAGCAAGGGGATTAGAGTATTTACATGACAAAGCTAAACCACCAGTTATATACCGAGATTTAAAATGCTCAAACATTTTGCTTGACAGAGGTTATCATCCCAAGCTATCTGATTTTGGCTTGGCCAAACTTGGTCCTGTTGGTGATAACACCCATGTATCTACAAGGGTTATGGGAACTTATGGATACTGTGCTCCAGAGTATGCAAAGACAGGCCAACTGACTTTAAAATCAGATGTGTATAGCTTTGGGGTTGTTCTTCTGGAAATCCTTTCAGGCAGGAAAGCAGTTGACACTTCAAAAGCTGCAGCAGAGCAGAGTCTGGTTGCATGG GCAAGACCACTGTTCCAAGACCGAACAAGACACTCACTCATTGCTGATCCAGAGCTTCAAGGTCAATATCCTCCTAGGGGCTTCTATCAAGCTCTTGCTGTTGCAGCAATGTGTGTCCATGAGCAGCCTGATATGCGACCGGTCATTGCTGATGTGGTCACTGCCTTGGCTTACCTTGCTTCTCAAAAGTATGAATCTGACGCAGAGAAGGTCCAAAGCCCTTGCCTGGACCCTGGTACTCCGACTAGAACGAAGGGGGACAAAGAAAGGAAGCTCAACGGTGGTCGTGGATCTGAAAGAGAGCGAACCagaaaactaaaatga